One Bacteroidota bacterium genomic window carries:
- the mtgA gene encoding monofunctional biosynthetic peptidoglycan transglycosylase, whose product MKKQPLSKRLLLSLWRFGLFFVFFSFVLVLVFRWLPVPVTPLMLIRAVEYSDAGISHKWVGHDEIANSMQLAVVCTEDQNFLHHPGIDTAAIQRALDEAEDGKRIRGGSTISQQTAKNVFLWPSSTYLRKGFELWFTLLIELCWSKERIMTVYLNSIEFGKGVYGVEAASQKFFKRPAKALTREQSALLAVVLPNPIKYKADAPGGYIKRRQQWALGQMAAWGGKLDYDFDPTLNLPRKQGKRKRSK is encoded by the coding sequence GTGAAAAAACAACCTTTATCTAAACGATTGCTCCTGTCGCTCTGGCGGTTCGGGCTTTTCTTTGTGTTTTTCAGCTTTGTACTGGTACTGGTATTCCGGTGGCTGCCGGTGCCGGTAACTCCGCTCATGCTTATTCGCGCCGTGGAGTACAGTGATGCAGGTATTTCACATAAATGGGTGGGGCACGATGAAATTGCCAATTCCATGCAGCTTGCGGTGGTGTGTACGGAGGATCAGAATTTCCTTCATCATCCGGGAATTGATACGGCAGCCATTCAGCGTGCGCTGGACGAAGCGGAAGATGGCAAACGCATACGCGGCGGAAGTACCATTTCGCAGCAAACTGCAAAAAATGTATTTCTCTGGCCAAGCAGCACATACCTGCGCAAAGGATTCGAACTTTGGTTTACCCTGCTTATTGAATTGTGCTGGAGTAAAGAGCGGATAATGACTGTATATCTGAACAGTATTGAGTTTGGCAAGGGTGTGTATGGCGTGGAAGCTGCGTCGCAGAAGTTCTTCAAGCGTCCGGCCAAAGCCCTCACCCGCGAACAAAGCGCATTGCTTGCCGTAGTGCTGCCCAACCCGATAAAATACAAGGCAGATGCGCCGGGCGGATACATTAAACGCCGTCAGCAATGGGCGCTGGGCCAGATGGCGGCCTGGGGCGGCAAACTCGATTACGATTTTGATCCTACGCTTAATCTGCCGCGTAAGCAGGGTAAACGCAAGCGTTCAAAGTAA
- a CDS encoding PD40 domain-containing protein, whose product MIRKILALFIVLLTLLSPLQLNAQADKLSRKEEVRLEEAEVAFSDGNYLRALPIYLELQTAHPSNAYLNYQLGICYLYKTEEKEKSIIHLEKAWKGNPDLPLVRYWLGRAYHLNYRFDEAIKRFNEELDNGELNEKERIEVARYVEYCNNAKLITRDTLPVEISNLGPPLNTENSEYVPVITIDESMLIFTYTGTRSTGGLQDPRFKPDSTGQYYEDIMVSQKVGDQWFSPDPISNNINTNGHDASIALSNDGQILFIFKSTAKDGGDIFMSKLQGNAWSTPERLGANINTKWWEGSCSLSGDGKQLFFASERPGGFGGRDIYVSDRQSDGSWGPARNLGPSVNTRYNDDAPYIHPDGIHLIFSSQGHNSIGGYDLFFSLLKDGVWGPPQNIGYPVNTPGNERFYVLSADGATGYYSSDRRGSFGQQDLYTASPGFMGEPPIIALVVGFITLDGNPVEANINVSNAETGEQYGNYNSNSATGKYLIALKPGNKYKVAIEVEGAAPYYEYINVKGVDTYVQVQKDYNFVSAGDSVAYYNPPSAIADSSETLQRKLDDQIKAIKAEQNDQVYEERIYKQLLKKYGDTYDSTDKFVVELGTYERASLFDSTKVADMGPIERTVTPEGYVRYTVGPFKTLLDAELYRARLATRDSLIASNSEVTVLDNGVRKTVPVYYKKEYKRRDYKPREETRVIMSSKGTLETTIGTNYSYDKIVNDFGTFQSQGLTYKLELASVRDTNDFKLQHLAQFGPIEKKVYPDGTIRYQMGPWRTLKEAEDFKAYLMSKDSAAAKSIVTIFHFGERKTVPEFFQNPPEAIRPLPNTKNTPPNNTTTTTTTNTTTTTTTTPVTSTNDPCSSAPLDLAWFKDKSLNDPAVYAKFLQVTGNYCSPGLIYKVQIGAYRHPENFKYPQLKEYGAAEIINYPDGITRFTLLEFKTIKEAEAFRQECIRRGITDAWITAVYNGQRKTLEELIDANFYGKQIN is encoded by the coding sequence ATGATCAGAAAAATTCTGGCTTTATTCATTGTGCTCCTCACTCTGCTATCGCCCCTGCAGCTAAACGCACAGGCCGATAAACTATCCCGTAAAGAGGAAGTAAGACTGGAAGAAGCCGAAGTGGCATTTTCCGATGGTAATTATCTGCGCGCATTGCCTATTTATCTGGAGCTTCAAACCGCGCACCCGTCAAATGCATACCTCAACTATCAGCTTGGAATTTGCTATCTCTACAAAACTGAAGAGAAGGAAAAGTCAATTATCCATCTCGAAAAAGCCTGGAAAGGCAACCCCGACCTGCCATTGGTGCGCTACTGGCTGGGAAGAGCCTATCACCTTAACTACAGATTTGACGAAGCCATCAAACGTTTTAACGAGGAACTCGACAATGGCGAACTGAACGAGAAAGAACGCATTGAAGTAGCACGTTATGTGGAATACTGCAACAACGCTAAACTTATTACACGTGATACATTACCGGTAGAAATTTCAAACCTCGGGCCTCCGCTCAATACCGAAAATTCAGAGTACGTACCTGTAATTACAATCGACGAATCCATGCTGATCTTTACCTACACAGGTACCCGAAGCACCGGTGGCCTTCAGGATCCGCGGTTTAAGCCAGACAGCACAGGACAGTATTACGAAGATATTATGGTATCGCAGAAAGTGGGCGACCAATGGTTCAGTCCCGATCCGATCAGTAATAACATCAATACCAATGGACATGATGCCAGCATTGCGCTTTCGAATGACGGGCAAATCCTGTTCATTTTTAAAAGTACAGCCAAAGACGGTGGTGATATTTTCATGAGCAAGCTGCAAGGCAACGCATGGTCAACACCTGAACGCCTTGGCGCAAACATCAACACCAAATGGTGGGAAGGCAGCTGCTCACTTTCGGGCGACGGCAAACAACTCTTCTTTGCCAGTGAACGCCCCGGCGGCTTTGGCGGACGTGACATATACGTATCTGATCGTCAGTCCGACGGCAGCTGGGGGCCGGCACGTAACCTGGGGCCATCGGTAAACACACGCTACAACGACGATGCGCCTTACATTCACCCCGACGGTATTCACCTTATTTTCAGTTCGCAGGGACACAACAGCATTGGCGGCTACGATTTGTTTTTTTCGCTGCTGAAAGACGGAGTGTGGGGGCCTCCGCAAAATATCGGTTATCCGGTAAACACACCCGGTAACGAACGTTTTTACGTGCTCTCAGCCGATGGTGCCACAGGATATTACTCTTCCGACCGTCGCGGCAGTTTTGGCCAGCAGGACCTGTACACGGCATCGCCCGGATTTATGGGCGAGCCGCCGATTATTGCGCTTGTGGTTGGCTTTATTACACTCGACGGAAATCCGGTGGAAGCCAACATTAATGTAAGCAATGCCGAAACCGGCGAACAATACGGAAACTACAACTCAAACTCTGCCACGGGAAAATATCTCATCGCACTAAAACCCGGCAATAAATACAAAGTGGCAATTGAGGTAGAAGGCGCTGCGCCTTATTATGAGTATATTAATGTAAAGGGCGTTGATACCTATGTGCAGGTACAGAAAGACTACAACTTTGTATCAGCCGGCGACAGTGTGGCTTATTACAATCCGCCCAGCGCCATTGCCGATTCATCGGAAACACTTCAGCGAAAACTCGACGACCAGATTAAAGCCATAAAGGCTGAGCAGAATGATCAGGTGTATGAAGAACGCATCTACAAACAACTGCTCAAAAAATACGGCGATACATACGACAGTACAGATAAGTTCGTGGTTGAACTTGGCACTTACGAAAGAGCATCCTTGTTTGATTCGACCAAAGTGGCCGATATGGGTCCGATTGAACGAACCGTTACTCCCGAAGGCTATGTTCGCTATACGGTAGGTCCGTTTAAAACATTGCTTGATGCTGAACTTTACAGAGCACGCTTAGCCACACGCGACAGCCTGATTGCCTCAAATTCTGAAGTAACTGTGCTCGATAACGGGGTGCGTAAAACGGTACCTGTGTATTATAAAAAAGAATACAAACGCCGCGACTATAAACCACGTGAAGAAACGCGGGTGATTATGAGCAGCAAAGGCACACTTGAAACCACGATTGGCACAAACTACAGTTACGATAAAATTGTAAACGATTTCGGCACATTCCAAAGCCAGGGCCTTACCTACAAGCTCGAACTCGCATCGGTACGTGATACCAACGATTTTAAACTTCAGCACCTTGCCCAGTTTGGCCCTATCGAGAAAAAAGTATATCCCGACGGAACCATCCGCTACCAGATGGGACCGTGGCGCACTCTCAAGGAAGCCGAAGATTTTAAAGCATACCTGATGTCGAAAGATTCGGCTGCGGCAAAATCTATTGTGACCATTTTCCACTTCGGCGAACGGAAAACCGTACCCGAATTCTTCCAGAACCCACCCGAAGCAATAAGGCCGCTTCCCAATACCAAAAACACACCTCCGAACAATACTACAACTACAACTACTACTAATACTACGACCACCACAACTACTACACCTGTAACCAGCACAAACGACCCATGCAGTTCAGCCCCGCTTGATCTGGCCTGGTTCAAGGATAAGTCGCTTAATGATCCCGCTGTATATGCCAAGTTCCTTCAGGTAACCGGCAATTACTGCTCACCCGGACTTATTTACAAAGTACAGATTGGTGCCTACCGCCATCCTGAAAACTTCAAATACCCGCAGCTGAAAGAGTATGGAGCCGCCGAAATTATCAATTATCCCGACGGCATTACCCGTTTCACCCTGCTCGAATTCAAAACGATAAAAGAAGCCGAAGCATTCCGGCAGGAATGCATCCGCCGCGGCATAACCGATGCATGGATTACCGCCGTGTACAACGGCCAGCGTAAAACACTCGAAGAACTCATTGACGCCAATTTCTACGGCAAACAAATTAATTAA
- a CDS encoding FMN-binding negative transcriptional regulator produces the protein MYIPPHFSHHNRSEQLQFIQSHPFGLLLCNDEDTPAATHLPFTLEESGEKLLLHSHLSAANPQALLLKSGIHVKVVFGGPHAYISPELYDHARNVPTWNYVSVHASGICRVLNDVEASSLLLERTIAFFEPGWQEKFRNLDPAYFSGLLKGIVAFTVEVDQLEAKYKLSQNKTSSEKERIIAHLLQSEDPAARELGETMNTYYTNSSATE, from the coding sequence ATGTACATACCACCTCATTTTTCGCATCACAACCGCAGCGAGCAGTTGCAGTTTATTCAGTCGCATCCGTTCGGGCTTTTGCTTTGCAATGATGAGGATACACCCGCTGCCACACATCTTCCGTTTACGCTCGAAGAGTCGGGCGAAAAACTCCTGCTGCACAGCCATCTTTCTGCTGCAAATCCGCAAGCACTTCTGCTCAAAAGTGGTATCCATGTAAAGGTGGTGTTCGGCGGCCCGCATGCTTACATTTCACCCGAGTTGTATGACCATGCCCGCAATGTACCTACATGGAACTATGTGAGCGTGCATGCCAGTGGTATTTGCCGTGTGCTTAATGATGTAGAGGCATCTTCGCTGCTGCTCGAACGTACCATTGCTTTTTTCGAGCCCGGCTGGCAGGAGAAATTCCGTAACCTTGATCCGGCCTATTTTTCAGGACTGCTTAAAGGCATTGTTGCTTTTACGGTAGAAGTGGATCAGCTCGAAGCAAAATACAAACTCAGTCAGAATAAAACGAGTTCCGAAAAAGAGCGGATTATTGCCCATCTGCTTCAATCTGAAGATCCCGCTGCCCGTGAACTTGGCGAAACCATGAACACGTATTACACCAATTCTTCCGCAACCGAATGA
- a CDS encoding class I SAM-dependent methyltransferase — protein sequence MYVFDPSIDEYSARFTSAEPEVLAQLSRTTHLRTLQPRMLSGQVQGRFLTMMAGLMNARRILEIGTFTGYSAICLAEGMAPDGKLISIDINDEVLPIAREAVEQAGYQNRIELVTGNAAEVMPALEGPFDLIFIDADKRNYARYYELALPLLRKGGLIMADNVLWSGRVFDEKINDADTLALRSFSEMVHRDERVDNVLLTLRDGLLMIVKR from the coding sequence ATGTACGTTTTTGATCCTTCAATCGACGAATACTCGGCACGCTTCACCAGCGCCGAACCTGAAGTACTGGCGCAGCTGAGCCGGACTACACACCTGCGCACATTACAACCCCGTATGCTTTCCGGGCAGGTGCAGGGACGGTTTCTGACCATGATGGCAGGATTGATGAATGCCCGCCGCATTCTTGAAATAGGCACGTTTACCGGGTATTCGGCTATTTGTCTGGCCGAAGGAATGGCGCCCGACGGTAAACTCATTTCCATCGACATTAACGACGAAGTGCTGCCTATTGCCCGTGAAGCAGTGGAACAGGCCGGCTATCAAAACAGGATAGAACTGGTAACCGGCAATGCGGCCGAAGTAATGCCGGCCCTTGAAGGCCCGTTTGATCTTATTTTCATTGATGCCGACAAACGCAATTACGCCCGCTATTACGAACTGGCTTTGCCGCTGCTGCGAAAAGGCGGATTAATTATGGCCGATAACGTGTTGTGGAGCGGCCGCGTGTTTGACGAAAAGATAAACGATGCAGATACGCTGGCCCTGCGTAGTTTTTCGGAAATGGTGCATCGCGATGAACGGGTGGATAATGTACTGCTTACCCTGCGCGATGGCTTGCTGATGATCGTGAAACGATAG
- a CDS encoding insulinase family protein — translation MSAELFQFTLSNGLRVLFRPSAGETGHLAVFIHAGSRDEEEGQEGLAHFIEHTLFKGTRKRSMFQVLSRLDAVGGELNAYTTKEETCVYGSFHRRYLSRAAELIADVVMNSTYPVNELEKEKEVIIDEIRSYLDSPSEQIFDDFEQQVFRTHPLGRPILGTEESLKRLKRKHLLDFISRHYRAENMVLCMTGPYTEAEATEVAETHFSKLPGGGAAPKRSRFSGYRARTVHQAQDTHQAHCVMGAPAYATEHASRTALALLVNMLGGPAMNARLHMLVREKHGLVYSIDAGYNTWTDGGLAHIYFGSDASNTERCISLINRELQKVRDKALSPAALRAAQLQFEGQLTIAEENKLNVMLALGRQLLQHNKTSSLAEICNRIRAVTPKQVLTVANEIFSPSRISTLVYTGRP, via the coding sequence GTGTCAGCAGAACTATTTCAATTTACACTTTCCAACGGCCTGAGGGTGTTGTTTCGTCCTTCGGCCGGCGAAACCGGTCATCTGGCAGTATTTATCCATGCCGGTTCGCGCGATGAGGAAGAAGGGCAGGAAGGGCTGGCTCATTTTATTGAGCATACCTTGTTTAAAGGCACACGCAAGCGCAGTATGTTTCAGGTGCTCAGCCGTCTTGATGCGGTGGGTGGTGAGCTCAATGCTTACACTACCAAAGAGGAAACCTGCGTGTATGGCTCTTTTCACCGCCGCTACCTGAGCCGGGCGGCCGAACTCATTGCCGATGTGGTAATGAATTCCACCTATCCGGTGAACGAATTGGAGAAGGAGAAAGAAGTGATTATTGATGAAATCCGCTCCTATCTTGATTCACCTTCGGAGCAGATTTTCGACGATTTTGAGCAGCAGGTTTTTCGTACGCATCCGCTTGGCCGCCCCATTCTGGGTACCGAGGAAAGTTTAAAACGCCTTAAACGAAAGCACCTGCTCGATTTTATTTCGCGGCATTACCGTGCTGAAAATATGGTGCTTTGTATGACGGGTCCTTACACCGAGGCTGAAGCAACCGAAGTGGCCGAAACACATTTCAGCAAACTGCCCGGCGGCGGCGCGGCACCCAAGCGTAGCCGTTTCAGCGGTTACCGCGCACGTACCGTGCATCAGGCACAGGATACCCATCAGGCGCACTGTGTAATGGGTGCACCAGCCTACGCTACTGAACACGCTTCGCGCACGGCGCTGGCATTACTGGTAAACATGCTCGGCGGCCCGGCCATGAATGCCCGCCTGCACATGCTTGTGCGCGAAAAACACGGGCTTGTGTATAGCATTGATGCCGGTTACAACACTTGGACCGACGGCGGCCTGGCGCACATTTACTTTGGCTCCGATGCCTCCAACACCGAACGCTGCATCAGCCTAATCAACCGCGAACTGCAGAAAGTGCGCGATAAAGCACTCAGCCCGGCCGCACTGCGCGCTGCACAGTTGCAGTTTGAAGGCCAGCTTACCATTGCCGAAGAAAATAAACTCAACGTAATGCTTGCCCTCGGCCGCCAGCTTTTGCAGCACAACAAAACATCGTCGCTGGCCGAAATCTGTAACCGCATACGTGCCGTTACACCCAAACAGGTGCTCACAGTTGCCAACGAAATCTTTTCGCCCTCTCGAATCAGTACACTCGTTTACACGGGGCGCCCCTGA
- a CDS encoding T9SS type A sorting domain-containing protein → MKKLYTLLLVLSVCSHIAAQRPSLFSNVKNNSAITTVSSVIVTPYDTLSGPSWSNANAGGPALYIYSTSGGGYVSGNNIFGDLQLAQSFEIANSMDVVGALYWFAAKKTLSGDTSSKITLKMFNMNGAGTTSSGPSTSAPNSILASYDIPISALDTSLDAPVFTVWNFPTPVSVTSNFALGVDFTGLSDGDTCGLISSTHGDAGGAELPWVQIADGTWNTQAWIWGIDYDLYIFAIVDQNTGINEFHKGLKMYQNSPNPFSASTTINYELENAADDVILRVFDLNGRMLKTINLNSQQAGNHVIELDGSEFASGEYIFSLSANGKNLTKKMTVIH, encoded by the coding sequence ATGAAAAAGCTCTACACACTACTATTGGTGCTATCTGTATGCTCACATATAGCTGCACAACGTCCTTCACTTTTTTCTAATGTTAAAAATAACTCCGCAATTACGACAGTATCATCTGTAATTGTTACACCATATGATACCCTTTCGGGACCTTCTTGGTCGAATGCCAATGCAGGCGGACCGGCTCTTTACATTTATTCAACGAGTGGAGGAGGTTATGTGTCCGGCAATAATATTTTTGGTGATTTACAGCTTGCTCAATCATTCGAAATTGCTAATTCAATGGACGTTGTTGGGGCTTTGTACTGGTTTGCTGCCAAAAAAACGCTTTCAGGCGATACCAGCTCAAAAATTACGCTGAAAATGTTCAACATGAATGGGGCGGGCACTACCAGCAGCGGTCCATCTACCTCCGCTCCAAACAGCATATTGGCAAGTTATGATATACCTATTTCTGCTCTTGATACTTCACTGGATGCACCGGTATTTACAGTTTGGAATTTCCCCACTCCCGTTAGTGTAACCAGCAACTTTGCGTTGGGGGTTGATTTTACTGGACTTTCTGATGGTGATACTTGTGGTTTGATTTCTTCTACCCATGGAGATGCAGGTGGAGCTGAATTACCCTGGGTTCAGATAGCTGATGGCACTTGGAATACACAAGCCTGGATATGGGGAATTGATTATGATCTATACATTTTTGCAATTGTTGATCAAAATACAGGGATAAACGAATTTCACAAAGGACTAAAAATGTATCAGAACAGCCCGAACCCATTCAGTGCTTCCACTACGATTAATTACGAACTGGAAAACGCGGCAGATGATGTAATACTGCGAGTTTTTGACCTCAATGGTCGTATGCTGAAAACAATAAACTTAAATAGTCAGCAAGCCGGTAATCATGTAATTGAGCTTGATGGCAGTGAGTTTGCTAGTGGGGAGTACATCTTTTCGTTGAGTGCCAATGGTAAAAATCTCACCAAAAAGATGACGGTTATTCACTAA
- a CDS encoding GNAT family N-acetyltransferase: MQTEKNGYVLSDDQSKLNHDFIHFELSRSYWSEEIPRSITEKAAAHSLCFGIYHNNSQVAYARVVSDFATFGYLCDVIVAEAHRGAGLGKWMMECIMSHPELQGLRRFMLATRDAHSLYARFGFHTPENPDKLMEIVYPGMYKALQDKGNV, encoded by the coding sequence ATGCAAACAGAGAAAAACGGCTATGTACTTTCCGATGACCAGTCGAAACTCAATCATGACTTTATTCATTTTGAATTAAGCCGCAGTTATTGGTCGGAAGAGATACCGCGCAGCATTACTGAAAAAGCGGCAGCCCATTCGCTCTGTTTTGGGATTTATCACAACAACAGCCAAGTGGCTTATGCCCGTGTGGTGTCGGATTTTGCCACGTTTGGTTATTTGTGTGATGTGATTGTAGCCGAGGCGCATCGGGGTGCCGGACTGGGGAAATGGATGATGGAGTGCATTATGTCGCATCCAGAACTTCAGGGGCTTCGTCGCTTTATGCTGGCCACACGCGATGCACATTCGCTTTACGCCCGTTTTGGTTTTCATACGCCGGAAAATCCTGACAAGCTGATGGAAATTGTGTATCCTGGTATGTATAAAGCACTGCAAGACAAAGGAAATGTGTAG
- a CDS encoding Omp28-related outer membrane protein produces MTRKHSILLSVLLLMFTSGVAQTKRVLIEEFTGAECGNCPPQSYAMLTWVQQHSTNNILYCIHEGFIPDNMSSPFTNEILVEFASPFGTFNPAVMIDRTRFPWLGSEPFINVDGFDSVATRIYTTEPPKVDVNIQGTYNSSTRQINATVNTTFLQNIPAGDYRINLYLVEDSVIGNGMGWDQRCYDSTFAATHYPGQYNSATHYIVGYPHRHVLRSSLTGTWGTAGIIPNTPVLNTPYSTNLTYNVPANYNDQRIYLVAFVSHYASNPAPLDSGNGNCWVLNANDAKLGSTFLSPNGINSQSISNSAAIELFPNPASDQLTLMMSVNAQLDGEFLLINSLGQTVKQLTSKTTYQTGIYQLNVNLSELPAGIYFAALKTEQGIVVKKFARN; encoded by the coding sequence ATGACAAGGAAACACTCTATACTTCTTAGCGTTTTGCTACTCATGTTTACTAGCGGCGTTGCCCAGACTAAACGTGTACTGATTGAAGAATTTACAGGAGCGGAATGCGGAAATTGCCCTCCCCAATCGTATGCGATGCTTACATGGGTACAACAACATAGTACAAACAATATACTCTACTGTATTCATGAAGGATTTATTCCAGATAACATGAGCTCTCCATTTACAAATGAAATATTAGTAGAATTCGCCAGCCCTTTTGGAACTTTCAATCCGGCTGTTATGATTGACAGAACCAGATTTCCCTGGCTGGGATCGGAACCATTCATAAATGTAGATGGCTTTGACTCAGTAGCCACACGCATCTATACCACAGAACCCCCCAAAGTTGATGTAAATATTCAGGGTACTTATAATAGTTCAACACGACAAATTAATGCAACTGTAAATACCACATTTTTACAAAATATTCCTGCCGGCGATTATCGAATAAACCTTTATCTGGTTGAAGATAGTGTTATAGGAAACGGCATGGGTTGGGATCAGCGCTGTTATGATTCTACTTTTGCCGCAACGCATTATCCCGGACAGTACAACAGCGCCACACATTATATTGTTGGATACCCGCACCGGCATGTCTTGAGAAGCAGCCTAACCGGAACATGGGGAACAGCAGGCATCATTCCGAATACTCCGGTTCTGAATACTCCGTATTCGACGAACCTTACATATAATGTTCCGGCAAATTATAATGATCAACGCATTTATCTTGTTGCTTTCGTTTCACATTATGCAAGCAATCCGGCACCTCTTGATTCTGGAAATGGGAATTGCTGGGTATTAAATGCAAATGACGCTAAACTTGGTAGTACGTTTCTTTCCCCCAATGGTATTAACTCACAATCTATAAGTAACTCCGCCGCAATAGAGCTGTTCCCAAATCCTGCATCGGATCAACTCACGTTAATGATGTCGGTAAATGCACAGCTTGATGGCGAATTTTTGTTGATTAATTCTCTCGGACAGACAGTAAAGCAGCTTACATCAAAGACCACCTATCAGACGGGGATTTATCAGCTCAATGTCAACCTCAGTGAATTACCTGCAGGAATTTACTTTGCCGCACTTAAAACAGAACAGGGAATAGTGGTGAAAAAATTTGCCCGAAACTAA